A DNA window from Enterobacter asburiae contains the following coding sequences:
- a CDS encoding HNH endonuclease signature motif containing protein, whose translation MKKTRTFSERFWEKVVVASPDECWIWNAAKRKSPIGGGKYLFYGHLKAGVTAGGPGKMILAHRASWELCNGPIPDGYLIDHTCHNTLCVNPKHLRIATPKQNAENRHRHSSASGFRGVTWNRDMKKWCAHYKEHGTRHHLGYFDCKHEAAEVARRARNKVFTHNDADRY comes from the coding sequence ATGAAAAAGACCAGAACTTTCAGTGAAAGATTCTGGGAAAAGGTCGTTGTTGCTTCTCCAGATGAATGCTGGATCTGGAATGCGGCTAAGAGAAAGAGTCCTATAGGCGGTGGGAAGTATTTATTTTACGGGCATTTGAAAGCTGGAGTTACTGCTGGCGGGCCTGGAAAGATGATTCTTGCACACAGAGCTTCATGGGAACTTTGCAACGGACCTATCCCAGACGGATATTTGATTGACCATACCTGCCATAACACTCTTTGCGTCAACCCAAAACATCTTCGAATAGCAACACCAAAACAAAACGCTGAAAACAGGCATCGTCACTCCTCTGCGTCAGGATTTCGTGGCGTTACTTGGAATCGGGATATGAAGAAATGGTGTGCTCACTATAAAGAGCATGGTACCCGTCATCACCTTGGTTACTTTGACTGTAAGCATGAAGCCGCTGAGGTTGCACGACGAGCCCGTAATAAGGTGTTTACCCATAATGATGCTGACAGATATTAA
- a CDS encoding HNH endonuclease, protein MPALIPRACRKRGCPGTTTDRSGYCPRHLNEGWQQHQRGQSRHQRGYGSKWDRLRPIVLDRDKHLCQECLRNGRYTPAETVDHITAKANGGTDDLSNLESLCKPCHRAKTAVERLK, encoded by the coding sequence ATGCCTGCGTTAATACCGAGAGCATGCCGCAAGCGTGGCTGTCCTGGCACAACCACAGACCGCTCAGGCTATTGTCCCAGGCACCTTAACGAAGGCTGGCAGCAGCATCAGCGAGGACAGAGCAGACATCAGCGAGGTTATGGCAGCAAGTGGGACAGGCTGCGCCCAATCGTTCTCGACAGAGATAAACACCTTTGTCAGGAATGCCTGCGAAATGGAAGGTATACACCCGCTGAGACGGTGGACCACATCACCGCCAAAGCAAATGGGGGGACCGATGACCTGTCCAACCTCGAAAGCCTCTGCAAGCCCTGCCACAGGGCGAAGACAGCGGTCGAAAGACTCAAATGA
- a CDS encoding phage terminase small subunit P27 family, giving the protein MSGPPKTPTHLRLVRGNPSKRPINENEPKPAAGVPPTPKHFDKQGKYWFKRMADELDAIGVMSQLDARALELLVEAYTEYRHHCDTLEIEGYTYRTETQSGDVMIKAHPAAIMKADAWKRLRAMLGEFGMTPASRSKVNAKGPDAVDPLTEFMKARD; this is encoded by the coding sequence ATGTCTGGACCACCGAAAACCCCGACCCATCTACGTTTGGTGAGGGGTAACCCATCAAAACGCCCGATCAATGAGAACGAACCAAAACCCGCTGCAGGGGTACCCCCAACGCCGAAGCATTTCGACAAGCAGGGGAAATACTGGTTCAAGCGGATGGCCGATGAGCTCGATGCTATTGGTGTTATGTCCCAACTGGACGCCAGAGCCCTTGAGTTGCTGGTTGAGGCATATACCGAATACCGGCACCACTGCGACACGCTTGAAATTGAGGGGTACACCTACCGTACCGAAACGCAGAGCGGGGATGTGATGATCAAAGCTCACCCGGCGGCAATCATGAAAGCTGATGCCTGGAAACGTCTACGTGCCATGCTCGGTGAGTTCGGCATGACGCCAGCAAGCCGCTCTAAAGTGAATGCAAAAGGTCCTGATGCGGTCGACCCGCTGACCGAGTTTATGAAAGCGAGGGATTAA
- a CDS encoding terminase large subunit, which translates to MAKVAEGIRYAERVVAGEIIACEYVRLACQRFLDDLAHGEERGIFFSEPRAQHILNFYNFVPHVKGALAGQPIELMDWHVFILINIFGFVIPLVNEETGETVLRNDGSGRPVMVRRFRTADVEVARKNAKSTLCSGVGLYMAGADGEGGAEVYSAATTRDQARIVFEDAKNMVKKAKATLGRIFEFNKLAIYQEQTASKFEPLSSDANNLDGLNIHCAIVDELHAHKTRDVWDVLETATGARLQSLLFGITTAGFNKEGICYELRDYAIKVLRGLVKDDTFFAIIYTLDEGDDPFDEKVWQKANPGLGICKRWDDLRRLAKKAKEQVSARINFFTKHMNIWVTAESAWMDMMKWEKCEFIAPQHELKTYPSWVGVDLSNKIDICAAAKVWRAPGGHVHADFKFWLPEGRLDKCSRQMAELYRKWAGMDKLILTDGDVIDHAQIKEELQVWVAGESLKEIGFDPWSATQFSLALAEEGLPLVEVPQTVRNFSEAMKEVEALVYGGRFHHSDHPVMNWMMSNVTVKPDRNENIFPNKSTPEAKIDGPAALFTAMSRVLVNGGNDQQDLSGFFNNPIMVGF; encoded by the coding sequence ATGGCTAAGGTTGCAGAAGGCATCCGCTACGCCGAGAGGGTGGTGGCGGGAGAAATTATTGCCTGTGAGTATGTTCGCCTTGCCTGCCAGCGTTTTCTTGACGATCTGGCACACGGCGAAGAGCGCGGTATTTTCTTCAGTGAGCCACGCGCGCAGCACATTCTGAATTTCTATAATTTTGTTCCTCACGTAAAAGGCGCTCTAGCAGGCCAGCCTATTGAGCTGATGGACTGGCATGTTTTCATCCTGATTAATATTTTTGGCTTTGTTATCCCGCTGGTTAACGAAGAGACGGGGGAAACCGTTCTGCGTAACGACGGCAGCGGTCGGCCGGTGATGGTTCGGCGTTTCCGTACAGCAGATGTTGAGGTGGCCCGTAAAAATGCCAAATCAACGCTTTGCTCCGGTGTGGGGCTTTATATGGCTGGCGCAGACGGCGAAGGCGGGGCGGAGGTTTATTCCGCTGCAACCACCCGTGACCAGGCGCGAATTGTTTTTGAAGACGCGAAAAATATGGTCAAGAAGGCGAAAGCCACTCTTGGGCGGATCTTCGAATTCAACAAGCTCGCTATCTACCAGGAGCAAACGGCCTCCAAATTCGAGCCTTTATCATCAGATGCGAACAACCTCGACGGCCTGAACATTCATTGCGCCATCGTCGACGAGCTGCATGCTCATAAAACCCGTGACGTCTGGGACGTTCTTGAGACGGCCACCGGCGCGCGCCTGCAATCTCTGCTTTTCGGTATCACCACCGCCGGCTTCAACAAAGAAGGCATCTGTTACGAACTACGCGATTACGCAATCAAGGTCCTGCGAGGCTTGGTTAAAGACGATACGTTTTTTGCCATCATCTACACCTTAGATGAAGGTGACGATCCCTTTGATGAAAAAGTCTGGCAGAAGGCGAATCCGGGGCTGGGTATCTGTAAGCGCTGGGATGACCTTCGCCGCCTGGCTAAAAAGGCGAAAGAGCAGGTTTCGGCCAGGATTAACTTTTTCACCAAACACATGAACATCTGGGTTACCGCTGAGTCTGCCTGGATGGACATGATGAAATGGGAAAAATGCGAGTTTATCGCCCCGCAGCACGAACTTAAAACCTATCCCTCCTGGGTGGGCGTTGACCTTTCAAACAAAATTGATATCTGTGCAGCCGCTAAAGTCTGGCGCGCACCAGGTGGCCACGTTCATGCGGATTTTAAATTCTGGCTGCCGGAGGGACGCCTTGATAAGTGTTCACGCCAGATGGCAGAGCTCTATCGTAAGTGGGCCGGGATGGACAAGCTGATCCTTACCGACGGGGATGTAATCGACCATGCTCAGATTAAGGAAGAGCTACAGGTGTGGGTTGCTGGCGAGAGTCTGAAAGAAATTGGCTTCGACCCGTGGAGTGCGACGCAGTTCAGCCTTGCGCTGGCAGAAGAAGGGCTGCCGCTGGTGGAAGTGCCGCAGACGGTTCGCAATTTCTCTGAGGCGATGAAAGAGGTCGAAGCACTGGTATACGGTGGCCGCTTCCATCACAGCGATCACCCGGTAATGAACTGGATGATGTCCAACGTAACCGTCAAACCTGACCGGAACGAGAACATTTTCCCGAACAAGTCCACACCAGAGGCCAAGATTGATGGCCCGGCGGCATTGTTCACAGCAATGAGCCGCGTTCTGGTTAACGGTGGCAACGACCAGCAGGATCTCTCCGGATTCTTCAATAATCCCATCATGGTAGGTTTCTGA